The following are encoded in a window of Spea bombifrons isolate aSpeBom1 chromosome 2, aSpeBom1.2.pri, whole genome shotgun sequence genomic DNA:
- the ADAMTS1 gene encoding A disintegrin and metalloproteinase with thrombospondin motifs 1, whose amino-acid sequence MSCAFYLLPCMASLLCALAVMGSSVMDEELVAPIRLDADQGPSEDGKVFYRLEVFGEELTLELEPDPSFLAPDFKLQYVGRPKESAEEDQEVVTDLSKCFYSGTVNGDPSSSAALSLCAGIRGAFYHRGQEYLIQPSNHTLTVAASSSSNPLVLHLIRRRSRAKPKCGVTDTPTQKTESESQPKKTIPPPGSGNTRKKRFVSSPRYVETLLVADQSMAEFHGSSLKHYLLTLMSVTAKLYKHPSIRNSISLVVVKILVLYEDQKDLHVTSNAALTLRNFCQWQRQLNPASDRHAEHYDTAILFTRQDLCGAQTCDTLGMADVGTVCDPGRSCSVIEDDGLQAAFTAAHELGHVFNMPHDEAKQCSSYNVANQDSHMMASMLSNLDRQEPWSPCSAYMITSFLDNGHGECLLDKPSRPIQLPSDLPGTLYDANKQCQFTFGDESRHCPDAASTCTTLWCTGVSGGLLVCQTKHFPWADGTSCGAGKWCMNGKCVDQADKKHYETPIHGGWGSWGPWGECSRTCGGGIQYSLRECDNPVPKNGGKYCEGKRVQYRSCNTEDCPENNGKTFREEQCEAHNDISKSAYGSGPAVEWIPKYAGVPPKDRCKLLCRAKGTGYFFVLSPKVVDGTPCSPDSTSVCIQGQCVKAGCDRVVGSNKKFDKCGICGGNGSTCKKVSGTFTIAQADYHDVITIPSGATNIDIKQRKSRGSKHDGSYLAIKAADGSYILNGGYTLSTMEQDISYNGNILQYSGSSASLERIRSFSALKEPITVQVLTVGETHRLKIKYIYFVKKPAQSEKPTNKKKESFNAIRETILSEWVIEEWGECSKTCGLGWQRRSVECRDIKGRPSKDCAKELKPDDIRPCADTPCPQWQLGDWSSCSKTCGKGFRKRFLKCVSYDGSNLPQESCDLLKKPKHLIDFCTVSNCV is encoded by the exons ATGTCCTGCGCGTTCTATTTGCTGCCATGCATGGCATCTCTGCTGTGTGCCCTGGCTGTGATGGGCAGCAGTGTTATGGATGAAGAGCTGGTGGCCCCTATCAGGCTGGACGCCGACCAGGGACCATCTGAGGATGGCAAGGTGTTCTACCGCTTGGAGGTTTTTGGAGAAGAGCTGACTCTGGAGCTAGAGCCCGACCCCAGTTTCTTAGCCCCGGACTTTAAGCTACAGTACGTTGGTCGCCCCAAGGAAAGTGCAGAAGAAGACCAGGAGGTGGTGACTGATCTGTCTAAATGCTTCTACTCTGGAACTGTCAATGGGGACCCATCTTCCAGCGCTGCCCTGAGTCTTTGCGCAGGTATCAGAGGGGCTTTCTACCACCGTGGACAAGAGTACTTAATCCAACCGAGCAACCACACACTAACAGTGGCTGCCTCCAGCTCCTCCAACCCACTGGTGCTCCATCTGATCCGCAGGAGAAGCCGAGCCAAGCCTAAGTGTGGGGTGACTGACACCCCCACCCAGAAGACAGAATCTGAGTCTCAGCCTAAGAAAACCATACCACCTCCAG GATCAGGAAACACAAGGAAAAAGAGATTTGTGTCAAGCCCGCGTTATGTGGAAACGTTACTTGTGGCTGACCAGTCTATGGCGGAGTTCCATGGAAGCAGTTTGAAGCATTACCTGCTAACGCTGATGTCCGTAACTGCTAAGTTGTACAAACATCCTAGTATCCGGAATTCGATCAGCCTGGTGGTGGTTAAAATCCTCGTTCTCTACGAGGATCAGAAAGATTTGCATGTCACGTCCAACGCTGCTTTGACTTTAAGAAACTTTTGCCAGTGGCAGAGGCAGCTGAACCCAGCGAGCGACCGCCACGCAGAGCACTACGACACCGCAATACTTTTTACAAGACAG gATCTTTGTGGTGCCCAGACATGCGATACCCTGGGGATGGCTGATGTCGGAACAGTCTGTGATCCGGGACGCAGTTGTTCGGTTATTGAAGATGATGGTTTGCAGGCAGCGTTTACTGCGGCCCATGAATTAG gTCACGTCTTTAATATGCCACACGATGAGGCTAAACAGTGTTCCAGCTACAATGTTGCAAATCAAGATTCCCACATGATGGCTTCAATGCTCTCCAATCTAGACCGCCAGGAGCCGTGGTCTCCCTGTAGCGCATATATGATAACATCGTTTCTGGACAATGGGCACG GAGAGTGCTTACTGGACAAACCAAGCAGACCAATCCAGCTACCCTCAGATCTCCCTGGAACATTGTATGATGCCAATAAACAATGCCAATTTACATTTGGAGATGAGTCCAGACATTGTCCAGATGCGGCTAGCACGTGTACGACCTTGTGGTGTACCGGAGTCTCTGGAGGACTGCTTGTGTGCCAAACTAAACACTTCCCATGGGCTGATGGAACAAGCTGCGGAGCAGGGAAATGGTGCATGAACGGAAAGTGTGTAGACCAGGCAGACAAGAAACACTACGAG ACTCCAATACACGGAGGATGGGGTTCATGGGGCCCATGGGGAGAATGTTCTAGAACCTGCGGTGGAGGAATTCAGTATTCTCTTCGAGAGTGTGACAATCCAGTGCCAAAGAACGGCGGAAAGTACTGTGAAGGAAAACGGGTGCAGTACCGGTCATGCAACACCGAGGACTGCCCTGAAAATAACG GTAAAACCTTCAGAGAAGAGCAATGCGAAGCCCACAATGACATCTCCAAGTCTGCTTATGGCAGTGGACCTGCGGTTGAATGGATCCCCAAGTATGCAGGAGTGCCCCCTAAAGATCGCTGCAAGCTCCTGTGTCGTGCTAAGGGAACtggatatttctttgtattgagCCCCAAG GTTGTAGATGGCACCCCTTGTAGCCCGGACTCCACCTCTGTCTGTATTCAAGGACAGTGTGTGAAAGCTGGCTGTGACAGGGTAGTTGGCTCCAACAAGAAGTTTGATAAATGTGGAATATGTGGGGGCAATGGATCAACTTGCAAAAAGGTTTCGGGGACCTTCACTATTGCACA AGCTGACTATCACGACGTTATCACAATTCCATCTGGTGCCACGAACATTGATATCAAACAGCGTAAGAGTAGGGGCTCAAAACACGATGGCAGCTATTTGGCTATCAAAGCAGCTGATGGCAGCTATATTCTGAACGGTGGTTATACCCTATCAACTATGGAACAGGACATTAGTTATAATGGAAACATATTGCAGTATAGTGGGTCTTCTGCATCTCTGGAAAGGATTCGTAGCTTTAGTGCGCTGAAGGAGCCTATCACCGTTCAAGTCCTTACTGTGGGCGAGACACATCGGctaaaaatcaaatatatttacttCGTCAAGAAACCAGCTCAATCAGAGAAGCCTACGAACAAGAAGAAGGAATCTTTCAACGCCATCCGAGAGACCATTCTCTCAGAATGGGTCATCGAAGAATGGGGAGAATGCTCCAAAACGTGCGGTTTGGGCTGGCAGAGAAGATCGGTAGAATGTAGAGACATAAAAGGCCGCCCTTCGAAAGATTGCGCCAAAGAACTCAAGCCCGATGACATCCGGCCGTGTGCAGACACACCGTGTCCTCAGTGGCAGCTGGGAGATTGGTCCTCCTGTTCTAAAACCTGTGGGAAGGGTTTCCGAAAGAGATTTTTAAAATGCGTTTCCTACGATGGTAGCAATTTGCCTCAAGAGAGCTGCGATCTTCTAAAGAAACCCAAACATTTGATAGACTTTTGTACCGTTTCCAACTGTGTTTAA